In one Maniola jurtina chromosome 13, ilManJurt1.1, whole genome shotgun sequence genomic region, the following are encoded:
- the LOC123871105 gene encoding uncharacterized protein LOC123871105 isoform X4 has protein sequence MQQKAPGVPSNIKLQNPKSASVVRRGVAANFFKTTFSSRSKAVPAAASCSEQETTKIGSAETKPVTRNRPRTVPQVDQKIRRRNSDRILNLRTEKYLEPTRPLRTKPTTPDPGSKPDEKVRNEGSAVLKIVKKSTAPIRAAPKAPDSILPPSLKPAVSEKVKLKREKYVNNNSVWTNANILKVEKKPLINIRGPSQGKQESTLKGAPSVSSLDSKHHKVAPAREKTLKIFGSKEKLHKAHKKKDLGNNNAVLEDPELTEGLEGYEDGQVRSHDYGSAEELGAGSVDERSSQECISLPVMLNAEHMPGFQEVELRPRVPSEASLTSGVRELESLRRELEASMMERAQLGARVDELLERANEADRLRSELERLKLIEVEREATLERLADENGTLRARLRGVAHSPLSDSEKRQLLLAPAPRRMHSSAPASIALAHNGEGDSGEASTPEWDKHSSSSLSEVSVACLQDRILQMEEHHYSTSEELQATLAELADLQSQLADAHADNERLADEKQVLLESLCRQTEKLEDSRTKVDTLQEMLMREGVEPETVVSGDTDQQLFAVLKVSQEERRLLLSKQEQLEADLTLTKTALEDKTKENETLTEKIRSLESAVERLESERTHWEQEAGSAREAAAARQHQITTLGDLLEAAKAQLAGAAEGAAQAEAAATAAARREADAAAARAHTLAERLAHAQRQLDRAHSDARKLHDDALVSRNNAKSTISELEFQLEQLRQEKAALQAELQTLQETTSELQIQVQVATDEKLALMSRAGEALARTAELERQIQDARTRLAQVTRDRERDETEWKQFQSDLLMTVRVANDFKTEAQRELERLVSENKASRDRIRLLEDQIHSMKGVNMQESLDSTNNNSDDGKQLSKDSDSLSDSSSKEVFKNIRTRYLSRVHSHNELKKDTSLVDQAFFKLNNAVPQNDYVGGEPENFELEIENVTTDETDDDEIDKSGSDDFSNKISAESALYLGPKELKRQDALDFSESNDTLSDSSNTHDNVKHISKSESNKSENHRERTIFSRNLSGLFNGKPKSYSTDNLNVNEEFENALKEATSIEFLGDNNYNISNASLFSEGSDCVFHPPMETNNNVIQEINKENQNKTNPEETKGSPCSIPVVKAESILPYPYPEDIRKNATDNLGIIKTYKCNVQLNDCIENDLKKVNEELKVNFKAALDRIVGTKKENQMTQSHKIEDVLPDFSEVTIVEIDINSDVIDNIPVKRLSTFKGNDNPFVENDTVSTSKVIEIEEFGESNSTSNYEHISNNSNSSGNLIMIENIEGNDQTDPFQIEISNKSIDVLKDESETKLTENSETLQITSSVTKYNEKIEELDSVNQFTKTIDDPKTAFNPTIDESVSYHLKINTVSDLSPCSFSNKIANNNSNMSNIETDKVRNKVNTILTPINLINANVDRAASPVIISPVLIQPIFFKPNNAVLEHDRKLENKKGTVYYNDIDQVITKENYNPEIEATYKNDNENRKKGIYQKNAKVKSHTFFPLRNVGSSENELETKSPLSPPSTTPALTPTKTVAKLSKTPEWLIDNQYYQPIENIPFVINTAHAFVKPSIFKKDHKTNIVNTNPFLPHNQYKKEPEPENYYEEIGQPVIQIRSPRNVADDDKISNKNSAGDDFPSIIREDLLKVPRRPKRTKKHDSRPLKDNNEEKVISSITKSVISLSRSPSANEIVIKRSTGSVGDIVQSLEKSQRIESKTVPEPPPRKFSLQGQPAPNLEPNTGSLPRLRKPYHWKTLEHKRLSHPIRSLNDSAPSRPLPMPPRTEDTPPPPLLSSASLQDIMATAASHRRTKGVSRQDSRLSVKSLIESIENAAKAAKQSPATTPVTEWPQVQSTVGVTTTANNMKNGMSDPTPTPTNGMSAPNFAAKPPAPRNNRPSPITTESSATAATMTNMANMANMSSMANMPDEQRALATLQQKAIESFVRRNSYGDICERKDPLNALQVKNGGSKRNALLKWCQQKTLGYNNIDITNFSSSWNDGMALCALLHSYLGEARIPYVSLSPHDKRTNFSVAFAAAESVGIPTTLNIQDMIQQERPDWQQVMAYVTSIYKHFET, from the exons ATGCAGCAGAAGGCGCCGGGGGTGCCTAGTAACATCAAATTACA aaacccGAAGAGCGCATCCGTCGTCCGCAGAGGCGTCGCGGCGAATTTCTTCAAGACAACCTTCAGCTCGCGTAGTAAGGCGGTCCCGGCCGCCGCGTCTTGCTCCGAACAAGAAACCACCAAAATAGGCAGCGCGGAGACCAAACCTGTCACTAGAAACCGACCTAGAACAG TACCCCAAGTGGACCAAAAAATCAGAAGACGGAATAGCGACCGCATTCTAAATCTTCGAACAGAGAAATATCTAGAACCCACCAGGCCTCTCAGAACTAAACCGACCACTCCCGATCCTGGATCAAAACCAGATGAGAAAGTGAGAAATGAGGGTAGTGCGGTTTTGAAAATCGTTAAAAAGTCCACCGCACCTATCAGAGCGGCGCCGAAAGCTCCAGATTCTATTCTTCCGCCATCTTTGAAGCCGGCAGTTTCAGAGAAAGTGAAACTTAAGCGGGAGAAATATGTGAACAATAATAGTGTTTGGACGAATGCGAACATTTTGAAGGTCGAGAAGAAACCGTTGATTAATATTCG AGGACCAAGTCAGGGGAAGCAGGAGTCCACGCTGAAAGGAGCTCCATCAGTCTCCAGCCTCGATTCCAAGCACCACAAAGTCGCGCCCGCAAGAGAAAAGACGCTTAAAATATTTGGCTCCAAAGAAAAACTCCACAAGGCACACAAGAAGAAGGATTTGGGGAATAATAATGCTGTGTTAGAAGATCCTGAACTGACAGAAGGTTTGGAGGGATACGAAGATGGACAGGTTAGGAGCCATGATTACGGTAGCGCGGAGGAGCTGGGAGCGGGGTCCGTAGACGAGAGGAGTTCGCAGGAGTGCATCAGCCTACCAGTGATGCTAAATGCCGAACACATGCCGGGCTTCCAAGAGGTCGAGCTTAGGCCTAGAGTACCTTCTGAG GCGTCGCTAACATCTGGAGTGAGAGAGCTGGAGTCATTGAGAAGAGAGCTGGAGGCAAGCATGATGGAGCGAGCGCAGCTGGGCGCCCGAGTGGATGAGCTACTCGAGCGTGCTAACGAGGCAGACAGGCTGCGATCTGAACTCGAACGATTAAAG TTAATAGAAGTGGAGCGCGAAGCGACGCTGGAGCGGCTGGCGGACGAGAACGGAACATTGCGCGCGCGGCTCCGCGGCGTGGCGCACTCTCCGCTCTCCGACAGCGAGAAGCGGCAGCTGCTGCTggcgcccgcgccgcgccgcatGCACTCCTCCGCGCCCGCCTCCATCGCGCTCGCGCACAAT GGTGAAGGCGACAGTGGCGAGGCAAGCACGCCAGAATGGGACAAGCACTCTTCCTCCTCGCTCAGCGAAGTTTCCGTCGCCTGCTTACAGGACCGGATACTCCAAATGGAAGAACATCATTACAG TACGAGCGAAGAACTACAAGCAACTCTCGCCGAACTGGCGGATTTGCAATCGCAGTTGGCCGACGCTCACGCTGATAACGAAAGGTTGGCCGACGAGAAGCAGGTCCTATTGGAGTCGTTGTGTCGACAGACTGAGAAACTTGAAGATAGCCGAACGAAG GTGGACACGCTGCAAGAGATGTTGATGCGGGAGGGAGTTGAGCCAGAAACTGTGGTCTCCGGGGACACGGATCAACAACTGTTTGCTGTTCTCAAA GTATCTCAGGAAGAGAGAAGGTTGTTACTGAGCAAGCAGGAGCAGCTGGAAGCGGATCTGACGCTGACCAAGACGGCGTTAGAAGACAAAACCAAAGAAAATGAAACGTTGACTGAAAAAATTAG GAGCCTAGAAAGTGCTGTGGAGAGATTAGAATCGGAGCGCACGCACTGGGAGCAAGAGGCGGGGTCGGCGCGCGAGGCAGCCGCCGCGAGGCAACACCAGATCACCACGCTTGGAGATCTGCTTGAGGCAGCGAAGGCTCAG TTGGCGGGTGCGGCGGAGGGCGCAGCGCAGGCCGAGGCGGCGGCcacggcggcggcgcggcgcgaggCGGACGCGGCGGCTGCGCGTGCGCACACGCTCGCCGAGCGCCTCGCGCACGCGCAGCGACAGCTCGACCGAGCGCACTCCGACGCCCGGAAACTACACGACGACGCGCTT GTGTCGCGAAACAATGCCAAATCCACGATCTCAGAGCTGGAATTCCAGTTGGAGCAGTTGCGGCAGGAGAAGGCCGCGCTGCAGGCCGAGCTGCAGACGCTGCAGGAGACCACGTCAGAACtgcagatacaa GTACAAGTTGCCACAGACGAGAAATTAGCTCTAATGAGCAGAGCGGGGGAAGCTTTAGCCCGGACTGCGGAGTTGGAGCGGCAGATACAAGACGCGAGGACCAGACTGGCGCAGGTCACGAGGGACAGGGAGAGAGAT GAAACGGAATGGAAACAGTTCCAGAGTGATTTGCTTATGACCGTCCGGGTCGCTAACGACTTTAAGACGGAAGCGCAGAGGGAACTCGAGAGGCTGGTCTCAGAGAACAAGGCTTCCAGAGATCGCATCCGACTGCTCGAAGACCAAATACATTCCATGAAAG GTGTTAACATGCAGGAATCTCTGGATAGTACAAATAACAATTCCGACGACGGCAAACAACTGTCGAAAGATTCCGACTCTCTAAGCGATAGCTCTTCCAAAGaagtgtttaaaaatattagaacacGTTACTTGTCAAGAGTACATAGTCATAACGAACTTAAAAAGGATACCAGCCTGGTTGACCAGGCATTCTTTAAACTGAACAACGCAGTACCTCAAAACGACTATGTAGGAGGTGAACCAGAAAATTTCGaacttgaaattgaaaatgttacaacaGACGAGACAGATGACGATGAAATTGATAAGTCAGGGTCAGATgatttttctaacaaaatttcGGCAGAAAGCGCCCTGTATTTAGGGCCCAAAGAACTAAAAAGGCAAGATGCACTTGATTTTTCCGAGTCAAACGATACTTTGAGTGATTCAAGTAATACACACGATAACGTTAAGCATATTTCAAAGTCCGAATCAAATAAATCGGAAAACCATAGAGAAAGAACTATTTTTAGTAGAAATTTATCAGGCTTGTTTAATGGTAAACCAAAGTCTTACAGTACAGATAATCTTAACGTAAACGAAGAATTTGAAAATGCATTAAAAGAGGCTACTAGTATAGAATTTTTAggtgataataattacaatattagtaaTGCGTCTCTATTTAGTGAAGGATCAGATTGCGTTTTCCACCCGCCTATggaaacaaataataatgttatacaagaaattaataaagaaaatcaaaataaaactaaccCCGAAGAAACTAAGGGAAGTCCGTGTAGTATACCTGTTGTAAAAGCGGAATCTATTTTACCTTATCCTTATCCAGAGGATATAAGGAAAAATGCAACAGATAATTTAggaattataaaaacttacaaaTGTAATGTTCAACTAAATGACTGTATCGAAAACGATCTTAAAAAGGTTAATGAAGAACTAAAAGTCAATTTCAAAGCCGCATTAGATAGAATTGTTGGaactaaaaaagaaaatcaGATGACACAATCGCATAAAATCGAAGATGTTTTGCCAGATTTTAGTGAAGTAACCATTGTTGAAATTGATATTAATTCGGATGTAATAGATAACATTCCCGTAAAGCGTCTATCTACTTTTAAAGGCAATGATAACCCTTTTGTTGAAAATGACACAGTATCTACTTCAAAAGTGATTGAAATTGAAGAATTTGGTGAATCTAACTCTACATCAAATTATGAACATATCTCTAATAACAGCAATAGTAGCGGAAACTTAATAATGATTGAAAATATTGAAGGAAATGATCAGACAGATCCGTTTCAAATTGAAATCAGTAATAAATCTATTGATGTTCTGAAAGATGAATCAGAAACAAAACTAACAGAGAATTCGGAAACTTTACAAATTACTAGTTCAGTAAccaaatataatgaaaaaattgAAGAATTAGACAGTGTAAATCAATTCACAAAAACGATTGATGATCCAAAAACAGCTTTTAACCCAACGATTGATGAGAGTGTTAGTTatcatttgaaaataaatactgTTAGTGATTTATCGCCCTGCAGCTTTTCTAACAAGATAGCTAATAACAACAGCAACATGTCAAACATCGAGACCGATAAGGTTCGCAATAAAGTTAATACTATACTAACTcccattaatttaataaatgctAATGTTGATCGTGCAGCATCTCCTGTGATAATTAGTCCTGTATTAATAcaaccaatattttttaaaccaaaTAATGCGGTCTTAGAACATGATCGAAAATTGGAAAACAAAAAAGGAACGGTTTATTACAATGATATTGATCAAGTTATTACTAAAGAAAATTATAATCCAGAAATTGAAGCAACATATAAAAATGATAATGAAAATAGAAAGAAAGGTATTTATCAGAAAAATGCCAAAGTTAAGTCTCATACGTTTTTCCCATTACGAAACGTTGGATCGAGTGAAAATGAGTTAGAAACAAAGTCACCTTTGTCACCGCCGAGTACAACACCAGCTTTAACGCCCACAAAAACTGTAGCTAAGCTATCAAAAACACCCGAATGGTTGATTGATAACCAATATTATCAGCCTATAGAAAATATTCCATTCGTAATTAATACAGCCCACGCGTTTGTAAAACCTAGTATCTTTAAAAAAGATCATAAAACTAATATAGTAAATACTAATCCATTTTTACCACACAATCAATATAAAAAGGAACCAGAACCAGAGAATTATTACGAAGAAATTGGACAACCAGTAATTCAGATTCGATCCCCAAGGAATGTGGCTGACGATGACAAAATATCGAATAAAAATTCAGCTGGAGATGATTTTCCCTCTATAATACGAGAGGATCTTTTGAAAGTGCCACGAAGACCCAAAAGGACGAAAAAACATGATTCTCGGCCACTGAAAGACAATAACGAAGAAAAGGTGATTTCTTCTATCACAAAGTCTGTAATTTCCTTGTCACGGTCACCAAGTGCAAATGAGATCGTCATTAAAAGATCTACAGGATCTGTTGGAGATATAGTCCAAAGTTTGGAAAAGAGTCAGCGAATTGAATCAAAAACTGTACCAGAACCGCCTCCTAGGAAATTTTCGCTGCAAGGACAACCTGCTCCTAATTTGGAACCCAATACGGGCTCACTTCCTCGATTAAGAAAACCTTATCACTGGAAGACTTTGGAGCATAAGAGGCTTTCGCATCCAATAAGGTCGCTTAACGATTCAGCGCCGTCGCGACCTCTAC CAATGCCTCCCCGAACAGAAGACACGCCGCCTCCTCCGTTGCTGTCCAGCGCCTCCTTACAAGACATCATGGCGACTGCCGCATCTCATAGACGGACCAAAG GCGTTAGCCGGCAAGACTCACGGCTATCAGTGAAGTCTCTCATAGAAAGCATTGAAAACGCAGCAAAGGCGGCCAAGCAGTCGCCGGCGACCACGCCCGTCACCGAGTGGCCACAG GTGCAGAGCACAGTGGGCGTGACGACAACAGCGAACAACATGAAGAATGGCATGTCGGATCCGACGCCCACGCCCACCAACGGCATGTCCGCACCCAACTTCGCAGCCAAGCCCCCCGCGCCCCGCAACAACAGGCCTTCTCCCATCACCACTG AATCGTCGGCGACGGCGGCCACTATGACCAACATGGCCAATATGGCCAACATGAGCAGCATGGCCAACATGCCCGACGAGCAGCGCGCGCTCGCTACGCTGCAGCAGAAGGCCATCGAGTCGTTCGTACGGCGGAATAGTTACGGAGATATAT GTGAAAGAAAAGATCCTCTGAATGCTCTCCAAGTAAAAAATGGTGGATCAAAACGGAATGCGCTTCTCAAATGGTGTCAACAGAAAACGTTAGGATACAACAACATCGACATTACAAATTTTAG TTCTTCCTGGAACGATGGCATGGCTCTATGCGCTTTACTGCACTCATACCTGGGCGAGGCGCGCATCCCATACGTGTCTTTGTCGCCGCACGACAAGCGCACCAACTTCTCCGTCGCCTTCGCCGCTGCCGAGTCCGTGGGCATACCGACCACTTTG AACATTCAAGACATGATCCAGCAAGAGAGACCAGACTGGCAGCAAGTGATGGCGTACGTGACCAGCAtttataaacattttgaaacttag